In Eupeodes corollae chromosome 3, idEupCoro1.1, whole genome shotgun sequence, a single genomic region encodes these proteins:
- the LOC129951561 gene encoding glucose dehydrogenase [FAD, quinone]-like: MKRFGFYLSLALALSSFVSFGSCQFDNEVIRDILIEGFRAYNEENTKPVDVPSENESFDFIIVGAGPAGCVLANRLSANPNWSVLLLEAGPTENIVNDMPVLAGYLQVSEANWNFSTTPQKNACFGMNDNICIITRGKMLGGSSAINYMIYSRGNPKDFDKMAQAGNVGWSYKDVLPYFLRSERANLECYEDTPNHNTSGLQSVEHARYRTHVADAFVRAFVDLGYPKIDYTGEPQHGTAYVQGTTLNGHRQSAAKAFVLPILNERKNLRVLTFATVTKILIDDSFLAYGVEFIHRDKNYVIKANKEVILSAGTIKSPQLLMLSGVGPKDVLSKMGIKQLVNVPVGKVLYDHMSHIGPTFTTNSTGSTLYFDRITSEDVQKFKAGDPSTRVSTLTGVEALTSIKLPFSCPDDDRPDVELIFVETSMAVDNGFVFTKSINFKQDTYDKGFKPLEGTEHFTIATMLYRPRSSGSVTLRDKNPLSPPIIDPNYFGEEYDVEIMLAGIKQALRIAETPAMKRINATLYSVKIPECEEFDFGTDEYWRCSIKVLTYSQNHQVGTCKMGPANDRTAVVTPELKVHGMKRLRVADSSVLPAPPTGHTHPISLMIGEKLADMIIKEWQHKIC, from the exons ATGAAAAGATTTGGATTCTACCTTTCGTTGGCACTTGCGCTAAGTAGTTTTGTAAGTTTTGGTTCCTGCCAATTTGATAATGAAGTTATTCGGGACATTTTGATTGAAGGCTTCAGGGCTTACaatgaagaaaatacaaaaccaGTTGATG TTCCTTCAGAAAATGAATCGTTTGATTTTATCATTGTTGGAGCTGGTCCAGCAGGTTGTGTCCTGGCCAACAGACTCTCCGCAAATCCTAACTGGTCTGTGCTGCTTTTGGAAGCAGGTCCCACGGAGAACATAGTCAATGATATGCCAGTGTTAGCAGGTTATTTACAAGTATCAGAAGCCAATTGGAATTTCTCGACCACGCCCCAGAAGAACGCTTGTTTTGGAATGAACGACAACATTTGCATCATTACTCGAGGAAAAATGCTCGGCGGATCAAGTGCTATAAACTACATGATCTACAGTCGTGGAAATCCTAAGGATTTCGACAAAATGGCACAAGCCGGCAATGTGGGATGGTCATACAAAGATGTTCTTCCGTACTTTTTGCGGTCAGAGAGAGCAAACTTGGAGTGTTATGAGGATACCCCGAACCATAATACCTCAGGTTTGCAGAGTGTTGAACATGCGAGGTACAGAACCCATGTGGCGGATGCTTTTGTAAGAGCATTTGTAGATTTGGGATATCCAAAAATTGACTATACTGGGGAACCCCAACACGGCACTGCTTACGTTCAGGGAACAACTCTCAATGGACACAGACAATCTGCTGCTAAGGCGTTTGTTTTACCTATTCTCAATGAAAGAAAGAATCTTCGTGTTTTGACCTTTGCCACTGTCACAAAGATTCTGATTGATGATTCATTTTTAGCTTATGGTGTTGAGTTCATCCACAGAGACAAGAACTACGTAATCAAGGCCAACAAGGAAGTGATTTTGTCTGCAGGAACCATCAAGTCACCTCAACTACTTATGTTGTCCGGTGTTGGTCCCAAAGACGTGCTCAGCAAAATGGGAATCAAACAATTGGTGAATGTTCCCGTTGGAAAAGTGTTGTACGATCACATGTCCCATATTGGCCCGACTTTCACCACAAACAGTACAGGCTCAACATTATATTTTGACCGAATTACTTCTGAAgatgttcaaaaattcaaagctGGCGATCCTTCTACAAGAGTATCGACACTCACAGGCGTAGAAGCCTTAACATCAATAAAATTGCCATTCTCCTGTCCCGATGATGATCGCCCTGATGTGGAGCTGATTTTCGTAGAGACAAGTATGGCCGTTGACAATGGATTTGTTTTCACGAAAAGCATCAATTTCAAACAAGACACCTACGACAAAGGATTCAAGCCTTTAGAGGGAACAGAACATTTCACTATTGCCACTATGTTATACCGTCCCAGATCATCCGGAAGTGTTACGTTGAGAGACAAAAATCCCTTAAGTCCTCCAATTATTGATCCCAATTACTTTGGTGAGGAATATGATGTCGAAATTATGCTAGCAGGTATTAAACAGGCTCTTCGAATTGCCGAAACACCTGCCATGAAAAGAATCAACGCTACATTGTATTCAGTAAAGATTCCTGAATGTGAGGAATTTGACTTTGGAACTGATGAATACTGGAGATGCTCGATCAAAGTATTGACATACAGCCAAAATCATCAAGTGGGAACGTGTAAAATGGGACCTGCAAATGATCGAACCGCAGTCGTAACCCCCGAGTTGAAAGTGCATGGAATGAAGAGGTTGAGAGTGGCTGATAGCAGTGTTTTGCCAGCACCTCCAACGGGACACACACATCCGATTTCGTTGATGATTGGTGAAAAATTAGCCGATATGATAATCAAAGAGTGGCAGCATAAAATTTGCTAA